The genomic stretch CACCACCAGGAGGCTCGCTGCAGATGCCACCGGCTTCCGGGTCAAAGCGGTAGTGCACGGTAATGACCCCCTCTTTTGGCTCGTACCCAGCTTCACCACCCCTGGGTAATTGAAGGGATTGATCCTGCTGCACTCCTCTTGCATTTCTTGAGCAGCTCGCAGTGCCACTGCAAAGGCCTGCTCGTAAGGCAACGGTGGTCGTGATTGCTGCGCCACGCTGGACCTGCCGATGCCCAAACACGCACTCAAGGGAAGCACCGCTGCCGCGCAAAAAAAGCCCCCAGCGCCATGGGTTTTTCATGGTTTCCCTCCTTTCCTTAACCTTGAGCCAAAGGCGGAAAGGCTAAGAGCATTTCACCTGTACCTCCCCGCCATGGCCTGCCCTGCTTTTCAGCACCCTTCCCGAAGCATGCTTCATGGCGGCTTCCGCTTTCTCTCATCTCAAATTGTAACCAAAACCAGTTGACAACACCCCCCATCCCCGTGATAAGGGAAAGCTGTGCGTAGGCTTGAGCTGGAAACCTCGTGGGGCAAACTGCTGCTGGTGGGTGGGTCGCGCGCTGGCGAAGGCACCGTGTTGTTGCTCCCCCAGTTCCGTTTGGCACTGGATTCAGGCTTCCCTTTGCGGGCTTTGGTGCCCATGGAGCACGTGGTGGTGTCCCACGGCCATACCGACCACTTGGCCGGCCTTTTGCCATGGGCAGCTCAGCGCCAGCTACAAAATCTGGGACCAGCGCGGGTTTACGCCCTTGATCCCCTGGCCAGCCAACTGCGCCAGCTCCTCCAGCTCGGCGCCGCCATGGAAAACGGCAATCCTTACCCCGTAGAGGTGGAAGTCGTGAGCGAGGGGCAAAACGTGCACCTGCGCCCGGATTGCATGGTGCGTTTTTTTCTCACCAGCCATTGGACGCCCACCCTGGGCGTTGGGCTTTCCTGGACAAAACGGCAACTAAAACGAGAGTTTTCAGGCCTTCCGCCGGAGAGCATTCGCGAGTTGCGGCAAAAGGGTGTGGAGGTTTCGGAAACCGTGGAAACCCCGCTTTTGGCTTACCTGGCCGATACCGGACCGGAAGTACTGGAACGGCAAAGCTGGCTTGCCCAGGTGGAGGTTTTGGTGGTGGAGTGCACCTTCCTAAAACCCACCGATCGGCAACGCGCCCGTCGCTTCGGCCACATGCACTTGGAAGACCTCCGTGCGTGGCTTCCTTTTGCCCGCAACCGCCACTGGGTTTTGACCCACCTTTCCCGCCGCCACCGGCTGGGTCCCGGCAGCAAACTCATCCGCCAAGCCCTGGTGACGGAGCAGGGCCCGCGTGTGCACCTTTGTAACGTGGAGTGGCCTTAAGCCAGCACAGCTTGCACGGTAAAACCCACAGTGCCCGCGTAAAGTTCCTGCCCATTCCGGGCAAAGGCACGGTGCAGCAATGCCAAAGCCC from Thermoanaerobaculum aquaticum encodes the following:
- a CDS encoding MBL fold metallo-hydrolase; protein product: MRRLELETSWGKLLLVGGSRAGEGTVLLLPQFRLALDSGFPLRALVPMEHVVVSHGHTDHLAGLLPWAAQRQLQNLGPARVYALDPLASQLRQLLQLGAAMENGNPYPVEVEVVSEGQNVHLRPDCMVRFFLTSHWTPTLGVGLSWTKRQLKREFSGLPPESIRELRQKGVEVSETVETPLLAYLADTGPEVLERQSWLAQVEVLVVECTFLKPTDRQRARRFGHMHLEDLRAWLPFARNRHWVLTHLSRRHRLGPGSKLIRQALVTEQGPRVHLCNVEWP